From Permianibacter aggregans, a single genomic window includes:
- a CDS encoding TetR/AcrR family transcriptional regulator — MSQESTRDRIIAAAEFLFADRGFAETSLRLITSRANVNLASVNYHFGSKKSLIQAVFDRFMAQLTAELVREMEPLRKNSSMPHVEQVLATFLRPLQALDRLEPQGAAIFMRLLGRAYAEEQGHLRRFILSKYGNALDEFRDLLRRAHPDIPAQEVFWRLHFMLGALVFAIGGGNALRDIAAADFQENIELHEVVARLIPFLAAGFKAPITYPRS, encoded by the coding sequence ATGAGCCAGGAAAGCACCCGAGACCGCATCATTGCGGCCGCCGAGTTCCTCTTTGCCGACCGCGGCTTTGCTGAAACCTCGCTACGGCTGATTACCTCGCGGGCCAACGTCAACCTGGCCTCAGTGAACTATCATTTCGGTAGCAAGAAGTCGTTGATCCAAGCGGTTTTCGACCGATTCATGGCGCAATTGACGGCGGAATTGGTCCGCGAGATGGAGCCTTTACGTAAGAATTCGTCGATGCCTCATGTCGAGCAGGTATTGGCGACGTTTCTGCGCCCCTTACAAGCGCTCGATCGCCTGGAGCCGCAAGGCGCCGCCATTTTCATGCGCCTGTTGGGCCGGGCCTATGCCGAAGAGCAGGGCCATCTGCGCCGCTTTATTTTGAGCAAGTACGGCAATGCGCTCGATGAGTTTCGCGATTTGCTCAGACGCGCTCACCCGGATATTCCGGCTCAGGAAGTGTTCTGGCGACTGCACTTTATGTTGGGCGCGCTGGTATTTGCCATTGGTGGTGGTAACGCGTTACGCGATATCGCTGCTGCCGATTTTCAAGAAAACATTGAACTGCATGAAGTAGTCGCGCGCTTGATCCCGTTTCTGGCAGCGGGCTTCAAGGCACCGATTACCTACCCGAGGAGTTAA
- a CDS encoding glutaredoxin family protein — MRTIQLLGTEGCHLCEEAWWLLAPLSDPCQWRIEQLDISEQDDVEQLIERYGLRLPVLRYQQHELDWPFTVEQVQQWLTSVDAAVRRR, encoded by the coding sequence ATGCGAACGATTCAATTGTTGGGAACCGAGGGGTGCCATCTTTGCGAAGAGGCTTGGTGGCTGTTGGCGCCCTTGTCTGATCCTTGCCAATGGCGCATCGAGCAACTTGATATCAGTGAGCAGGACGATGTCGAGCAACTGATTGAACGTTATGGTTTGCGTTTACCGGTGCTGCGCTACCAGCAACACGAACTCGATTGGCCGTTCACCGTCGAGCAGGTACAGCAATGGTTGACATCGGTTGATGCCGCTGTTCGTCGTCGCTGA
- a CDS encoding DUF2799 domain-containing protein — translation MMKYALLLISMLLLSGCATLSESECRSADWYAIGFEDGAQGRPVSYLSEHRKACADYQVTPAFEPYRQGHEQGVAQYCTADNGFALGRRGGRYQNVCPPAQAAVFVPAYQRGYQLYMVERQIQEAQRQQRQEEQAVANDRQRITEIESLLIHESGNSESRKQLLAEMRALEAGIHEHQQRIFHLAEELDALYAEMRALESAP, via the coding sequence ATGATGAAATATGCCCTGTTGCTAATCAGCATGCTGTTGCTGAGTGGATGCGCGACGTTAAGTGAAAGCGAGTGCCGCAGCGCCGACTGGTACGCCATTGGTTTTGAAGACGGTGCCCAGGGCCGTCCAGTCAGCTATCTATCTGAACACCGCAAAGCCTGCGCGGATTATCAAGTGACGCCAGCATTCGAGCCGTATCGTCAGGGACACGAACAAGGCGTCGCGCAATACTGCACCGCAGATAACGGCTTCGCACTTGGTCGTCGCGGCGGCCGCTATCAGAATGTCTGCCCGCCAGCACAGGCTGCGGTGTTTGTGCCGGCTTACCAGCGCGGCTATCAGCTTTATATGGTTGAGCGTCAAATTCAAGAAGCCCAGCGGCAACAACGTCAGGAAGAACAGGCGGTTGCCAATGATCGACAGCGCATCACCGAAATTGAATCACTGCTGATTCATGAAAGCGGCAACAGCGAAAGCCGCAAGCAACTGTTGGCGGAAATGCGCGCGCTGGAAGCCGGCATCCACGAACACCAGCAGCGAATTTTTCATCTGGCCGAAGAGTTGGATGCACTTTATGCCGAAATGCGGGCGCTGGAATCCGCGCCTTAA
- a CDS encoding histone encodes MAKPKKPIPPSGEAKKPAKKAAAKKPAAKKAASKTTATKKVATKKVATKKAAAGKTTTAATPKVKKAAKKAVAQAVKAAKKAVKVAKPANKKKVAVATAKAVIKAVKDATKKSAKATAAKKVAKPAAKKAAPKAAAKAAPKAAAKKAVTKKAEAAKAAPKPAKKSVTKKAEPGKAAVKAEAKAAVAKPAAKKAAAKKPTAKKADGAKKPAAKPVSKANKPTEQSATPVVAPAPLAPAPSSEEPKV; translated from the coding sequence ATGGCAAAACCAAAGAAACCAATTCCGCCGTCAGGCGAAGCAAAAAAGCCTGCTAAGAAAGCCGCAGCCAAAAAACCTGCCGCCAAAAAAGCAGCCAGCAAAACCACCGCGACAAAAAAAGTCGCCACCAAAAAGGTAGCCACCAAGAAAGCCGCAGCCGGTAAAACGACTACAGCCGCTACCCCGAAAGTGAAAAAAGCCGCCAAGAAAGCGGTAGCTCAGGCCGTCAAAGCCGCCAAGAAAGCAGTTAAAGTCGCCAAGCCAGCCAACAAGAAAAAAGTCGCTGTCGCCACGGCTAAAGCCGTTATCAAAGCCGTGAAAGACGCCACCAAGAAATCCGCCAAAGCCACCGCTGCGAAAAAAGTCGCCAAGCCAGCCGCCAAGAAAGCTGCTCCTAAAGCCGCTGCCAAAGCTGCACCAAAAGCTGCCGCGAAGAAAGCCGTGACGAAAAAAGCCGAAGCCGCGAAAGCTGCGCCGAAGCCGGCGAAAAAGTCGGTCACCAAAAAAGCCGAGCCAGGTAAAGCCGCCGTCAAAGCGGAAGCCAAGGCCGCGGTAGCAAAACCAGCAGCGAAGAAAGCAGCGGCGAAAAAGCCGACTGCCAAAAAAGCGGATGGCGCCAAAAAGCCAGCCGCAAAGCCGGTCAGCAAAGCGAATAAGCCGACTGAGCAATCCGCTACTCCAGTTGTCGCTCCAGCTCCGCTGGCGCCAGCACCGAGCAGCGAAGAGCCAAAGGTATAA
- the rlmKL gene encoding bifunctional 23S rRNA (guanine(2069)-N(7))-methyltransferase RlmK/23S rRNA (guanine(2445)-N(2))-methyltransferase RlmL, which yields MRHQFFAPCAKGLEYLLVDELKALGAEDVHEALAGVHFAGTLAIGYRAVLWSRLASRILLVLKQSKAPDIDAFYDQVRSIDWLQHLPEQGSLCVDFTGSNAYLKHTQFGAQKVKDAIVDQHRARGRARPDVDTEQPTVRINTHVHRDDLTVTIDLSGHALHERGYRPRAGLAPIKETLAAAILQRAHWPAAAAEGKPLVDPCCGAGTLVIEAALMAADIAPGLFREDFGFNQGWLLHDDALWTSLLNEAEQRAEQGVAAVRSELFGFDADIRVLQMARKHAERAGIDDFVQFERKPIANLQKPIDQIGIVVANPPYGERLGEVEALTATYQELGETLYNEFQGWQAAVITSEPVLAKAMHLRSHKQYAMYNGALACKLYLFDINEQSRWQPPEERELKLSEGAEAFRNRLQKNRKHLASWLKREDVHCYRVYDADLPEYAAAIDVYGDQLLIQEYQAPSKIPEAVAQRRLRELVQVATEVFGLSPERVQLRTRAKQKGLSQYEKIAEAQHFEVIEEGGLKFWVNLQDYLDTGLFLDHRITRTLIRERAAGKRFLNLFSYTGSVSVYAAAGGAHSTTSVDMSRTYSDWAMQNFELNQLDGPAHQFVQADVMQWLPTVRESFDLIFIDPPTFSNSKRMTDVFDVQRDHVELLRQALQRLAPGGELIFSNNFRRFVLDRDALADCEIEDWSRKTLPMDFARNPRIHQCWRIRPR from the coding sequence GTGCGACATCAGTTTTTTGCCCCGTGCGCCAAGGGTCTGGAATATTTGCTGGTTGACGAACTGAAAGCGCTCGGTGCCGAAGATGTGCATGAGGCTTTGGCCGGTGTCCATTTTGCCGGCACGCTGGCGATCGGCTATCGCGCGGTGCTCTGGTCGCGTCTCGCCAGTCGCATATTGCTGGTGCTGAAGCAGAGCAAAGCGCCGGATATCGATGCCTTCTACGATCAGGTGCGCAGCATCGACTGGCTGCAGCATCTGCCTGAGCAGGGCAGTCTCTGCGTCGATTTCACCGGCAGCAATGCCTACCTGAAACACACCCAATTCGGCGCGCAAAAAGTCAAAGATGCGATTGTCGATCAGCACCGCGCCCGCGGTCGCGCCCGTCCGGATGTCGATACCGAGCAACCAACGGTGCGCATCAACACCCATGTCCATCGCGACGACTTGACGGTCACAATCGATCTCAGCGGTCATGCGTTGCACGAGCGTGGTTATCGTCCGCGTGCGGGCCTGGCACCGATCAAGGAAACGCTGGCCGCCGCGATTTTGCAGCGCGCGCACTGGCCCGCCGCCGCCGCCGAAGGCAAACCTCTGGTTGACCCGTGTTGTGGTGCCGGCACATTGGTTATCGAAGCGGCATTGATGGCCGCCGATATCGCCCCGGGATTATTCCGTGAAGATTTTGGTTTCAATCAGGGCTGGCTGCTGCATGATGACGCGCTGTGGACCTCCTTGCTCAATGAAGCCGAACAACGCGCCGAGCAGGGCGTCGCAGCGGTACGTTCCGAGCTGTTTGGTTTTGATGCCGATATCCGCGTGTTGCAAATGGCAAGAAAACACGCCGAGCGCGCCGGTATTGATGACTTTGTGCAATTCGAACGCAAGCCGATCGCCAATTTGCAAAAGCCGATTGATCAAATCGGTATCGTGGTCGCCAACCCGCCGTATGGCGAACGGCTCGGTGAAGTCGAAGCGTTGACCGCAACCTATCAAGAGCTCGGCGAAACCTTGTACAATGAATTTCAGGGTTGGCAGGCAGCGGTGATCACCAGCGAGCCGGTGCTGGCCAAAGCCATGCATCTGCGTTCGCACAAGCAATACGCGATGTACAACGGCGCGCTGGCTTGCAAGCTGTATCTGTTCGACATCAATGAGCAATCGCGCTGGCAGCCGCCGGAAGAGCGTGAGTTGAAACTCAGCGAAGGCGCCGAAGCCTTTCGCAATCGGCTGCAGAAAAACCGCAAGCATCTGGCCTCATGGTTGAAGCGCGAAGACGTGCACTGTTATCGCGTCTACGATGCCGACCTGCCTGAATACGCGGCCGCTATCGATGTCTATGGCGATCAGTTGTTGATTCAGGAATATCAGGCGCCATCAAAAATTCCCGAAGCTGTCGCACAGCGCCGTTTGCGTGAACTGGTGCAGGTGGCGACCGAAGTATTTGGTTTGAGCCCCGAGCGGGTGCAGCTACGCACCCGGGCCAAGCAAAAAGGCTTGAGCCAGTACGAGAAAATTGCCGAGGCCCAACATTTCGAAGTCATTGAGGAGGGCGGCCTGAAGTTCTGGGTCAACCTGCAAGATTATCTCGATACCGGTCTGTTTCTCGATCACCGGATCACGCGCACGCTGATTCGCGAGCGGGCTGCTGGCAAGCGCTTTTTGAACCTGTTTTCCTATACCGGCTCAGTCAGTGTCTACGCCGCGGCAGGAGGCGCCCACTCGACAACCAGCGTCGATATGTCGCGCACCTACAGCGATTGGGCCATGCAGAATTTTGAGTTGAACCAGCTTGACGGGCCGGCCCATCAATTTGTGCAAGCCGATGTCATGCAGTGGCTGCCGACGGTGCGGGAGTCATTCGATTTGATTTTTATCGACCCGCCGACGTTCTCCAATTCGAAGCGGATGACCGATGTTTTTGATGTTCAGCGCGACCATGTTGAGCTGTTGCGCCAAGCCCTGCAGCGATTGGCGCCCGGCGGCGAACTGATTTTCTCGAACAATTTCCGGCGTTTTGTGCTCGACCGAGATGCGCTTGCCGATTGCGAGATCGAAGATTGGAGCCGTAAAACCCTGCCGATGGATTTTGCCCGCAACCCCCGTATTCACCAGTGCTGGCGAATACGGCCACGCTAA
- a CDS encoding quinone-dependent dihydroorotate dehydrogenase, with the protein MSLYSLIRPLLFSMDAEKAHDVSLRSLRAVHGTPLHSLLSVNVPDDPVEFWGLPFRHRVGLAAGLDKNADYLDALGALGFAFIEVGTVTPRPQPGNAKPRIFRLKQAEAIINRMGFNNKGVDHLVEQVKQSHYDGIIGINIGKNFDTPVEKANDDYLIGLRKVYAHADYVTVNISSPNTQGLRSLQYGEALDSLLATLKAEQRTLAASHQKNVPLLLKIAPDLSQDEVVQIADALVRNQIDGVIATNTTLSRVGVEQLPHGNETGGLSGKPVQQKSTEVLRWLKAELKGQMPIIGVGGIHDAQSAAEKRAAGADLLQIYTGFIYQGASLIRTAAIAAR; encoded by the coding sequence ATGTCTCTTTATTCATTGATTCGTCCATTGCTGTTCTCGATGGATGCCGAAAAAGCCCACGATGTTTCTCTACGCAGTTTACGCGCGGTACACGGCACGCCGTTGCACAGCCTGCTGTCGGTCAACGTGCCGGATGATCCGGTCGAGTTCTGGGGTCTGCCATTTCGCCATCGGGTTGGTCTGGCGGCCGGGCTCGACAAGAATGCCGATTATCTCGATGCGCTCGGCGCGCTGGGCTTTGCCTTTATCGAAGTCGGCACCGTGACGCCACGGCCGCAGCCGGGTAATGCCAAACCGCGCATTTTTCGCTTGAAGCAGGCCGAGGCGATCATCAATCGGATGGGCTTCAACAATAAAGGTGTCGATCACCTGGTTGAGCAGGTCAAGCAATCGCATTACGACGGCATCATCGGCATTAATATCGGCAAGAATTTTGATACGCCGGTGGAGAAGGCCAACGACGATTATCTGATTGGTTTGCGCAAGGTCTACGCCCACGCCGATTACGTCACGGTCAATATTTCTTCGCCGAATACGCAAGGCCTGCGTTCTTTGCAATATGGCGAAGCACTGGACTCCTTGCTGGCAACGCTGAAAGCCGAGCAAAGAACGCTGGCCGCAAGCCACCAAAAAAATGTGCCGTTACTGCTGAAAATCGCACCGGATTTATCCCAGGACGAGGTGGTACAGATCGCTGATGCGCTGGTACGCAATCAAATCGATGGCGTTATTGCCACCAACACCACGTTGTCGCGTGTCGGCGTCGAGCAATTGCCGCATGGCAATGAAACTGGCGGCTTGAGCGGCAAACCGGTGCAACAAAAAAGCACCGAAGTGCTGCGCTGGTTGAAAGCCGAATTGAAAGGGCAAATGCCGATCATCGGCGTCGGCGGTATTCATGATGCACAAAGCGCCGCAGAAAAACGCGCGGCCGGTGCCGATCTGCTGCAGATCTACACCGGCTTTATTTATCAGGGCGCGTCACTGATTCGCACCGCGGCTATCGCCGCCCGTTAA